In a single window of the Pieris rapae chromosome 9, ilPieRapa1.1, whole genome shotgun sequence genome:
- the LOC111003705 gene encoding uncharacterized protein LOC111003705 — protein MKLLKYGLSIVLLALLASIYAEKCERIKIGNEYYKRHLIAAIDGYPTGMVIDPRTDNIFFLLHKRNYTKGIHILKHGSLGIKELPVADDYIGQCIGIDEANNIIYIGTNQGLVTYDYSRPDISVERPIGDDDIRSIFIDKTDNQMYITTGHNHEIFKFVNGSAAVKRYDKIPKAYNFILDSKGNDFYEYVDGRLYFFPIDLYEPIQYKGFSRELKYILKLNNHDEAIVAVKGSLFRLFTRSILPVKIGQLGFKITGLAFDNKNNIIIGTRGKIYRYKPIDTNDPCPPDDYFMTSI, from the coding sequence atgaaattgttaaaatatggaCTATCAATCGTATTGCTCGCTTTGTTGGCTTCAATTTATGCTGAAAAATGTGAAAGGATCAAGATTggtaatgaatattataaacgtCACCTTATTGCAGCCATTGACGGCTACCCCACAGGAATGGTCATAGATCCAAGAacagataatatattcttcCTACTTCATAAACGGAACTACACAAAAGGAATTCACATTTTGAAACACGGATCTTTAGGAATCAAAGAGCTTCCAGTGGCCGATGATTATATTGGACAATGTATTGGCATCGATGAGgctaacaatataatttatataggaACGAATCAAGGTTTAGTTACTTATGACTATTCAAGACCGGATATAAGTGTGGAACGACCAATCGGTGATGACGACATCAGAAGTATATTTATAGACAAAACAGATAATCAGATGTATATTACAACCGGTCATAATcatgaaatattcaaatttgttAATGGTTCGGCCGCTGTAAAAAGATACGATAAGATCCCGAAAGCTTACAACTTTATATTAGACAGTAAAGGGaatgatttttatgaatacGTCGATGGCAGATTGTATTTCTTCCCAATAGACTTGTATGAACCCATACAGTACAAAGGTTTCTCTAGAGAgctgaaatatatattgaaactgAATAACCACGACGAAGCCATTGTAGCAGTAAAGGGATCTTTATTTAGATTGTTTACTAGAAGTATTTTACCAGTTAAGATAGGACAGTTGGGCTTCAAAATTACAGGTTTAGCttttgataacaaaaataatatcattatagGCACAAGAGGAAAGATCTACAGATACAAACCTATAGATACTAATGATCCATGTCCTCCTGATGACTACTTTATGACCAGTATATaa
- the LOC111003688 gene encoding uncharacterized protein LOC111003688: MLPLLMFLFVTTTLANDCSYKFHRMNYSRSAILTIKGLPTNLEFNSLTKDLYFTLIDVDTLQNDDVQTKMDQYILRNGEPIKIENVNGQAAAVDYDNDKVYIASDDGLHVLNKTGRANFVAMKDEDIVQLFKPRHSDNVYAVFYPHNEVFKFNLTSQEKERVANVPCAYILAVDGDDNIYYECDSKYVRVLLKGFQESIEFMGMPKNSARAITTNDDSDVVLAANDGLYWLRPDNIIPKKMMDLDFIPSGIAFNGDSFYISTTDVIYKYEMCQ, from the coding sequence atGCTGCCTCTACTTATGTTCCTGTTCGTCACTACAACACTAGCCAACGACTGCTCATATAAATTTCATCGAATGAACTATTCTAGATCGGCAATACTAACCATAAAAGGTTTACCGACAAACCTtgaatttaattctttaacaAAAGATCTATATTTCACGTTAATTGACGTAGATACTCTACAAAACGATGATGTACAGACTAAAATGGATCAATACATTCTGAGAAATGGTGaaccaataaaaattgaaaatgtcAACGGTCAAGCCGCAGCCGTGGATTACGATAATGACAAAGTATACATTGCAAGTGATGATGGACTGcatgtattaaacaaaacgGGTAGAGCCAACTTTGTAGCGATGAAAGATGAAGACATTGTCCAGCTGTTTAAACCACGACATTCAGATAATGTCTACGCGGTGTTCTACCCTCACAACGaagtctttaaatttaacttaacaaGTCAGGAAAAAGAAAGGGTTGCAAATGTCCCGTGTGCGTACATATTAGCAGTAGATGGTGacgataatatttactatgaatGCGATTCTAAGTACGTGAGAGTTTTGTTGAAAGGTTTTCAAGAATCGATAGAATTCATGGGCATGCCAAAGAACTCTGCTCGGGCGATTACGACTAACGATGACAGCGATGTCGTGTTAGCAGCAAACGATGGATTGTATTGGTTAAGGCCGGATAATATAATTCCTAAGAAAATGATGGATTTAGACTTTATTCCGTCTGGCATAGCTTTTAACGGTGACAGCTTTTACATATCAACGACTGACGTGATTTACAAATATGAAATGtgccaataa
- the LOC111003708 gene encoding uncharacterized protein LOC111003708, with protein sequence MWAFITAVTYLVTKADSIHVFSGEKRSNSIFRAESIIFKSNYTITKLLVPADGGSYIDHTDIPTIFFTVYDRNIDGEHCIYVLEDFAAYEILEGGRDSTSDYGLDKTVYFGAKDGVYKYDPETLSAKKFGEFHDDIIQIQKANGTDLIYFLTSQYKLYKLENNGTKKTKVNSIVCALEFVLDTSNNIYYLSCDDRMPRIVQSDGNLQSYLSSVTEDLQSVKFIRPAFIMENGVPFFGDGTLYMLYSNGTTVKKDFYIKETPTAFSIDAALYFVAALDGKIYEFNVMEVLLRNMFGVSLQWPSDLTKIIMSVIDTTKEGSH encoded by the coding sequence ATGTGGGCTTTTATTACGGCTGTAACCTATTTAGTAACAAAAGCAGATTCTATACACGTATTTTCAGGAGAGAAAAGATCTAACTCAATATTTAGAGCTGAAAGTATTatctttaaatcaaattacacCATTACAAAACTGTTAGTACCTGCTGATGGCGGATCATATATCGATCATACTGATATACCAACGATTTTCTTTACTGTGTACGATAGAAATATAGACGGAGAACATTGTATATACGTGCTTGAAGATTTTGCTGCATATGAGATCCTCGAAGGAGGAAGAGATTCAACATCGGATTATGGACTtgataaaacagtatattttggTGCGAAAGACGGAGTTTATAAGTACGATCCAGAAACGTTATCAGCTAAGAAGTTTGGTGAATTCCATGATGACATTATTCAGATTCAAAAGGCAAATGGAACAGATTTAATCTACTTTCTTACATcgcaatacaaattatataaactagaaaataatggtacaaaaaaaacaaaagtaaattcTATAGTTTGTGCTTTAGAATTTGTGTTAGATACTTCTAacaatatctattatttatcttgCGATGATCGTATGCCACGAATTGTACAAAGCGATGGAAATCTACAATCCTATCTTTCTAGTGTAACCGAAGACTTACAAAGTGTGAAATTTATACGACCTGCTTTTATAATGGAAAATGGTGTACCATTTTTTGGCGATGGAACTTTGTATATGTTGTATTCTAATGGAACAActgtaaaaaaagatttttatataaaagaaacaccTACGGCTTTTAGTATTGATGCCGCTTTATATTTTGTAGCTGCTCTTGACGGAAAAATTTATGAGTTTAATGTAATGGAAgttcttttaagaaatatgtttGGGGTTTCGCTTCAATGGCCATCAGACCTAACCAAAATTATCATGTCGGTTATAGATACAACTAAAGAGGGttctcattaa
- the LOC111003707 gene encoding uncharacterized protein LOC111003707, with amino-acid sequence MTIKIFTALLFVGLISGAPTSVDDDEKITIDKDYYPRDFIKYEGTHDIISILVPLNSLNFDENESSESNSNEDESNITVFFVEADIDEFGKLTYQGLYNLKDGKVKKILENGRDAASSGDSSRTVYLAASDGLYTYKEDEQIAVKYGSLTDSIIGIAHIAEGNILYILTDDHTVYEVQNNGNDKSKLEDIFDAQQIVLDYSNNLYFYTSDKKVHVKTTEGIKDIVGLPENSTKITLIKPPFIIEDGIPVLVDNVAYIVYSNGTSENSDFDFKLDAIPSAFGMEAALIQYYAYDKKIYEYNILLLVLGEILDELKNFLSNKTSDIQSLAANRRASLRSK; translated from the coding sequence ATGACAATAAAAATCTTCACGGCTTTATTGTTCGTAGGCCTCATTTCAGGCGCTCCTACCTCTGTAGATGATGATGAGAAAATAACAATAGATAAAGACTATTATCCACGGGACTTCATTAAATACGAGGGAACCCATGACATTATAAGCATACTAGTACCCCTAAATTCACTTAATTTTGACGAAAACGAATCTAGCGAAAGCAATTCTAATGAAGATGAAAGTAACATTACAGTATTTTTCGTTGAAGCAGATATTGATGAATTTGGAAAACTTACGTATCAGGGTTTGTATAACTTAAAAGATGGAAAAGTCAAGAAGATTTTAGAAAATGGAAGAGATGCAGCTTCTTCTGGGGACAGTAGCAGAACAGTATACTTAGCAGCAAGTGATGGTCTCTACACTTACAAAGAGGATGAGCAAATAGCTGTAAAATATGGTTCTTTAACCGACAGCATCATTGGCATTGCTCACATAGCAGAgggcaatattttatatattttaacggaTGATCATACAGTGTATGAAGTCCAAAATAATGGTAATGATAAAAGTAAACTTGAAGATATATTTGATGCGCAACAGATAGTATTAGATTACTCAAATAATCTTTACTTCTATACTTCGGATAAGAAGGTTCATGTAAAGACTACAGAAGGCATAAAAGACATCGTAGGTTTGCCAGAAAATTCTACAAAAATCACTCTAATAAAACCACCATTTATTATAGAAGATGGCATTCCTGTTCTGGTCGATAATGTTGCTTACATTGTTTACTCAAATGGTACCAGTGAAAATTCTGACTTTGATTTTAAACTTGATGCTATTCCGTCAGCATTTGGCATGGAAGCTgctttaattcaatattatgcttatgataagaaaatatacgaatacaatattttacttttggtCCTGGGCGAGATTTTAGATGAattgaaaaactttttaagcaATAAAACTAGCGACATACAGAGTTTAGCTGCAAACAGAAGAGCAAGTCTACgaagtaagtaa
- the LOC111003706 gene encoding GTP cyclohydrolase 1 isoform X2 encodes MKELVVSTSQCVEGNGTIIAKNGKNKDSHEKCTFHHDLELDHRPPTREALLPDMANSYRLLLTGLGEDPEREGLLKTPERAAKAMLFFTKGYDQSLEEVLNNAIFDEDTDEMVVVKDIEMFSMCEHHLVPFYGKVSIGYLPQGKILGLSKLARIVEIYSRRLQVQERLTKQIAKAVTQAVRPAGVAVVIEGVHMCMVMRGVQKINSKTVTSTMLGVFRDDPKTREEFLNLVHSK; translated from the exons atgaAGGAGCTAGTGGTATCAACCAGCCAGTGCGTAGAAGGGAACGGAACTATTATTGCCAAGAATGGGAAAAACAAAGACA GTCACGAAAAATGCACATTCCACCATGATTTGGAGCTGGACCACCGGCCGCCCACCCGGGAGGCTCTCCTCCCGGACATGGCTAACTCCTACAGGCTCTTGCTCACGG ggTTGGGAGAAGACCCAGAAAGAGAAGGTCTTCTCAAGACTCCAGAAAGAGCTGCCAAAGCCATGTTATTCTTCACTAAAGGTTACGACCAAAGTTTAGAAG AGGTGTTAAACAATGCCATCTTCGACGAAGACACAGACGAGATGGTTGTAGTTAAGGACATTGAGATGTTCTCTATGTGTGAACATCATTTGGTGCCCTTCTACGGAAAAGTCTCTATCGGATACCTGCCGCAGGGCAAGATTCTTGGACTTAGCAAGCTTGCCAG AATTGTCGAGATCTACTCCAGAAGGCTTCAAGTACAGGAGCGTCTGACTAAACAGATAGCGAAGGCCGTCACTCAAGCGGTGAGACCTGCTGGTGTAGCAGTCGTCATCGAAGGAGT GCACATGTGTATGGTGATGCGTGGTGTCCAGAAGATAAACAGTAAGACAGTGACCTCAACGATGTTGGGCGTGTTCCGTGACGACCCCAAGACTCGTGAGGAGTTCCTCAACCTTGTTCACTCCAAGTGA
- the LOC111003706 gene encoding GTP cyclohydrolase 1 isoform X1, giving the protein MTTVNGKDTNDVPPSSLIRRISSRTLKNEDKENGDVCKGSFVSKYKKAPEALKNFHLNDPEENLEVPGTPATPRTSTTPGHEKCTFHHDLELDHRPPTREALLPDMANSYRLLLTGLGEDPEREGLLKTPERAAKAMLFFTKGYDQSLEEVLNNAIFDEDTDEMVVVKDIEMFSMCEHHLVPFYGKVSIGYLPQGKILGLSKLARIVEIYSRRLQVQERLTKQIAKAVTQAVRPAGVAVVIEGVHMCMVMRGVQKINSKTVTSTMLGVFRDDPKTREEFLNLVHSK; this is encoded by the exons ATGACGACTGTTAACGGAAAAGACACCAACGACGTACCACCATCGTCTCTAATTCGAAGAATTAGTTCGCGAACATTAAAAAACGAGGATAAAGAAAATGGTGATGTTTGTAAGGGATCGTTTGTTAGTAAATACAAGAAGGCGCCAGAGGCACTTAaaaattttcacttaaatGATCCTGAAGAAAATTTGGAGGTTCCTGGAACACCGGCGACGCCACGGACTTCGACTACACCTG GTCACGAAAAATGCACATTCCACCATGATTTGGAGCTGGACCACCGGCCGCCCACCCGGGAGGCTCTCCTCCCGGACATGGCTAACTCCTACAGGCTCTTGCTCACGG ggTTGGGAGAAGACCCAGAAAGAGAAGGTCTTCTCAAGACTCCAGAAAGAGCTGCCAAAGCCATGTTATTCTTCACTAAAGGTTACGACCAAAGTTTAGAAG AGGTGTTAAACAATGCCATCTTCGACGAAGACACAGACGAGATGGTTGTAGTTAAGGACATTGAGATGTTCTCTATGTGTGAACATCATTTGGTGCCCTTCTACGGAAAAGTCTCTATCGGATACCTGCCGCAGGGCAAGATTCTTGGACTTAGCAAGCTTGCCAG AATTGTCGAGATCTACTCCAGAAGGCTTCAAGTACAGGAGCGTCTGACTAAACAGATAGCGAAGGCCGTCACTCAAGCGGTGAGACCTGCTGGTGTAGCAGTCGTCATCGAAGGAGT GCACATGTGTATGGTGATGCGTGGTGTCCAGAAGATAAACAGTAAGACAGTGACCTCAACGATGTTGGGCGTGTTCCGTGACGACCCCAAGACTCGTGAGGAGTTCCTCAACCTTGTTCACTCCAAGTGA